One genomic window of Pyxicephalus adspersus unplaced genomic scaffold, UCB_Pads_2.0 Sca100, whole genome shotgun sequence includes the following:
- the LOC140344860 gene encoding density-regulated protein-like, with protein sequence MANAAAENPEPQSDSKGESRFPKVDGDYPLKVLYCGVCSLPTEYCEYMPDVAKCRQWLEKNFPKEFAKLTLGNSPKQETTIEGQGTAGEEEEKKKQKRGGRGQIKQKKKTVPQKVTIAKIPRAKKKYVTRVCGLATFEIDLKEAQRFFAQKFSCGASVTGEDEIIIQGDFTDDIIDVIQEKWPEVIYTYILSAQKCLCRLMDSEIRSRI encoded by the exons ATGGCTAATGCAGCAGCTGAGAATCCAGAGCCACAATCAGATTCAAAGGGAGAATCTAGGTTTCCTAAGGTGGATGGTGACTATCCACTAAAAGTTCTTTACTGTGGAG TGTGTTCATTGCCAACTGAG TACTGTGAATACATGCCAGATGTAGCAAAGTGCAGACAGTGGCTTGAGAAGAACTTCCCAAAGGAGTTTGCTAAACTTACATTAG GGAATTCACCTAAACAGGAAACTACTATTGAGGGTCAAGGCACAGCCggtgaagaggaagaaaagaagaaacaaaaaagag GTGGCAGAGGTCAAattaaacagaagaagaaaactgTACCTCAAAAGGTTACAATAGCCAAAATCCCTAGAGCAAAGAAGAAATATGTGACAAGGGTATGCGGTCTGGCAACGTTTG AAATAGATCTCAAAGAAGCACAAAGATTCTTTGCTCAAAAATTCTCCTGTGGTGCCTCAGTGACGGGGGAGGACGAAATCATCATTCAGGGAGACTTCACAGATGATATTATTGATGTAATACAAGAAAAGTGGCCAGAGGTAATTTATACTTATATTCTAAGTGCACAAAAATGTCTTTGCAGGCTCATGGACTCAGAAATCAGATCTAGAATTTAG